The DNA window aattgtggttcaaatgtatacttaaaactttaattttgatttaatcatacacatctaaggaaataaatacatcaatttatttttatattgaataaatataattatttatttatgtaatatataaacataaaatattgttatatcgataattgtgttaataaattacaagaattggatcaaatcaaattttcatgcataaaattacataaaatcaaaattcatgtatacaattgcacattaaatcataAATAGTGTGTAGCTTTAAAAATTATCCCTTatattagttaaattaaaaatttcagtaattttaaaccaactaaaaaaatcattttctcaattaaaactATTTACTTGTTTTTTTCTCAAAAACTAATCTATCCATTATTATTCATTAACTTCTAATTATTAGAAGAAAGTCTATccatcttttttaaaatataaaatttatatatgaaatattatttttaaaatttaaatttaaatataatatattatacttTCACATGTGCGATAAATTCTAGTtactaattatgtattttttcataattttcttatGTAGACCTATTCAAAAGTAGACTATCCgtctaaatctaaaaatataCTTGAAATATGAGAGTGtttgtataaaaaaatgaaacttaagCAAAAAAATCGAACTTAATTAAAATGAGCCAGGCTTCAGCTTAAGCTTTAACGTTAAAGTGCTCATGTCTACCTATTTTCtacttattattatatatatatttaaatattctaTGAATcaataattaatcatttaaattttgttttattgggtttttttattatttaaatcaaaatagatTGAAGTGAATTAgaaatttgttttcaaatttgCATCCGAACTGACAAATTTAGATATACCAaattatttgatgaaaatttggaatttttaaaaaaaaattaggatgaATTTGTTTTCATTTCCAAAAGCAAACACTGACATGTGCTTGCTATATTTAAATGGAAATAATATTATTGatcttaaattaaattacaaatatggGCATTAGATGCCATTGGCATGGAGCTCAACGTTCATTTACTTGGAAAATGGGATAACGGAGAAAAGCAAGAGAAAAGAAGAGCATCAAAATTCATAAACAATATGGGTAGGTGGCTCAGCCTTTGTCTTTTTCCCAACGATCACTAAGGCATTTATCAGAATTCCAGCTTACTGCCTCGTACTGTGAAGTATTCAACTTTCACTGATTATACACAATCTCCATCTCCATCTCCGTTCCTTTCATATTTGTTCCCTGAATTTCCATTTTGGCTTCTTCATTTCTAGCTTCTGCTTCCTTCTCATAATCTCACTATGTCTGTCACTGGAGAGGCTGCTCTGTCTGCGTTTTTGGAGCTGTTGGGGGGCAAGTTGCTCGACTCTGCGCTCAACTTTGTTGCTGACCATAAGCAACTCCACCCGCAACTCAAGCAGTGGCAGTCCATATTGCCCGATATCCAAGCAGTGTTGGATGATGCAGAGGAGAAGCAGATCAAGATCGAGGGTGTGAAGAAATGGTTGAATGATCTCCAGGACTTGGCTTACGATGTGGATGACATCTTGGACGAGTTCGCTTATGAACAGTTACGTCTCAAGCTCCACAAACCTCATACTCAAGCCAGCACAAGCAAGGTACGGAAACTCATTCCTTCCTGCTTTACTTCTTGTAATTTCACTCCCAATTCTTTCCAGTTTAAGAATTCCATGATTCCAAAGGTGAAAGAGATCACTGATAGACTGAATAGTTTGACTACTCGAAGAAGTAGTTTGGGGTTGAGTGAGATCTTGTCTCAAGCTCCAACCTCCAAGGGAAAGCAGCCCAGGCTGCAACCAACTTCCGTAATGGATGAAGCTGTAGAGTATGTTGGTAGACACAAGGAGAAGCACGAAATGGTTGAGTTGCTCAAAGGTGATAACTCCAATGGAGTTTCAGTCCTTTCCATAGTCGGCATGGGAGGGATGGGTAAAACAACTCTTGCTCAGCTTGTTTACAATGATGCCACCATCAACGAGTCTTTTGACCACAAAGCCTGGGTCTGCGTTTCTGATAATTTTGATGCAGTTAATATAACAAGGACAATTTTAAAATCCATCGATCGTGACTCTCCTGATGATAATGACTTGAATTTACTTCAAGTTAAATTGAAGGAGAAGTTGTCTGGGAAAAGATTCTTGCTTGTTTTAGATGACATTTGGAACGAGAATTACGATGATTGGACCATCTTACGGTCTCCGTTTGGAGCAAGGACCAAAATCATTGTAACCACTCGTCTTCAAATTGTTTCATCTATTGTGGATTCACTCAAAGTTTTTCATTTGGATAAACTATCGGATGATGATTGTTTATCCATATTTACACACCATGCACTAAAAGCAAGAAATTTCGATGGACATATCCAGTTTAAAAAGATTGGAGAGAAAATTGTtagtgttgttccaatagggtcggaagcgtgtaaattattgtactaaaaaatcacacaaagttcaattcccagggaagagaggtggatcacaaggatctcttaaataccaagtctttccttagacagaatatcccttctatagtaatttaatagcacaattaaatactactattataccctcaaataatgaaagaaaaataggacaagaaagaacacaagagatttaacgaggttcggtaaattatacctacgtcctcgggcactaacaccagatgataactttactatctccaaaatattacaaacaaatagaattccttaagaattctcaaatgggagaagagagaaaactaagagagaaagattggttgggatggttgaaatgagaaatggttaggcctatttatagttgaggttcagggactaacttgcaaatggcctaaaaattagggaccaaaattgtaattatccctttcaactttaaacaacttgccaactattttttttctttcggtgccaattgcacctcccactatttttgacttttcaacccctttttaatttaacttatcaacaatctccaccttgaagatttgattaggataatcacatcttcacacacttccttcaactccccaaattcgataaagctatcttttgtagtgcctccaaatgcgctctcgagcgccatacacctaaaggtgctcaaattctcaggatgttaatcaagttcaaacaatgattaaacttgattgttgttaccaccttggtcatcatatctgcgggattatctgctgtcggaatcttctgaagtagaatttttcctttttcaaagacttcccgcacaaagtgatatcttacgtcgatatgcttggttcttgaatgatagacttgatttttcgctaaatgaatagcactctgactgtcacaatatagactaatgtgactttgaacaactcccaagtctttcaataatccattaagccaaatagcctccttaacagcttctgtaactgccatatattctgcctctgtagtagacacagctactgtagactgtaaggtagacttccaactcactggggctttcgcaagagtaaacaaataccccgtagttgaacgacgtttatctaaatcaccagcaaagtcagaatcaacatatccaactacaaactgaccaagtgcttcatcctgttcaaaaattaaaccaacatctacggtttttcgaagataccgtagaatccatttcacagcttgccaatgtccttttccaggatcatgcatatacctgctcacaactccaacagcttgtgaaatgtcaggcctcgtacacaccatcgcatacatcaaactcccaactgcattagcatatgggactttcgccatatattctctttcttcttcagttttcggagataattgagcactaagtttcaaatgagaagcaagtggggtacttacatgttttgtgttttcatttacaccaaaacattgtaatacctttttcagatattgcttctgattcaaacaaagcttgcctctctgtctatctctacttatctccatgccgagaatcttcttggcctcacctagatctttcatctcgaactcttgattcaactgagccttcagcttatctatctcattttggctcttcgaagcgattaacatatcatcaacatacaagagtagataaatgaaagatccgtcatgcagcttctgcaaatatacacaattgtcatatttgcttcttgtgtacttctgccttctcataaagctatcaaatcgcttgtaccactgcctcggggattgcttcaatccatatagcgatttgttcagcttacaaacccaatttctaccaccagcatctgtgtatccttctggctgagtcatatagatctcctcttctaactcaccatgcaagaaagccgtcttaacatcaagttgagctagctccaaattcaactgtgctaccaaggccaacaaaattctaatggaggaatgcttcacaacaggggaaaatacatcattgtagtcaattccctccttctgagcgtagcctttagctaccaatcttaccttgtagcgaatatccttcttgctaggagatccatctttctttgcgaatacccacttgcatccgattgcccttttacctttcggtaattgcgccaactcccaagtattgttcttccggagagactgtatttcttcatccatggcgcttttccatttatcactttctaagctttgcattgcttcttgataagtgataggaatatcatcaacaatgggaagggcgtaggccaccatatcagtaaatcgagcaggtttacgaatttctctccgtggccttgcaactgcaactggttctggtgtacttagtggttcttgggtcagaacctcttcaacctctaattcctccattgtggctggagaattagacttattaactgggcaaatccccatctgctcaaactccacctgttttggagtacactccacctgctgtggagtattgctcgtctgaatatctttatctgctacctttttcaatgtggcagattcatcaaaggtaacatctctgctacagatcattttctttgtgcttaagcaccaaagacgaaatcccttcactccagaagtgattcccataaagagagctttctttgccctcggatctaactttgactccttcacatggtaatatgcagtggatccaaacacatgtaaggaatcataatctgtagccagttttccagaccatacctccataggagtttttctttctaatgcagatgacggcaaacgattaacaagatggccagcgtatgtcacagcctcagcccaaaattgcttgcccaacccagcattggacaacatacatcgaactttctccagcaatgttcgattcatacgctctgccactccattctgttgtggtgtatccctaactgtgaagtgtcgaacaataccatactcttggcacacatcgaagaacggatcacttttatattcccctccattgtccgtcctaagccgcttgattttcttgccagtctggttttcgatcatagttttccatttaagaaaaactccaagcacttcatctttagttttcatggtatacacccaaactcttctggaaaagtcatcaacaaaagtaacaaagtagtgttttcctcccaacgaaggtgttttggaaggcccccacacatttgagtgaatatattccaaaataccttttgtattatggatagcagtgccgaatttcactctcttttgctttcccagaacacaatgctcacaaaattttaatttgcaagcctttgcacctttcagcaatccttgctttgccagaatttgcaaggatttttcgctggcatgtcccaacttcatatgccacaactgcattgagtccaagtctttgttaccggaagctgcagcgactgctccaataactgtactaccttggtagtaatacaagttatttttcctgatgcccttcaatatcacaagtgcgccagatgtcactttcaaaaccccatctctcatagtaacaactgaaccattggattccaaggctcccaatgagatgagatttttcttcaaactgggcacgtaccgaacatcagtcagaactctggttgatccatctttattctttaattggattgaacctatcccaacagttttacaggcattgtcattgcccatataaacaactcctccatttagttctactaaatcagagaaccactcccggttaggggacatatgataggtacaacccgaatccaatatccactcatctgaatggaacgacgatgatgatgcaaccagtgatagttcagagtcactagtatcatgctttgcaacacaagcatctacagcagcttttcccttattcttcagctttggacaatttttcttccagtggcctttctcatgacaaaaagcacattcatctttcccgagtctggactttgactttgatctccccttttgagttttcttccgagtgtatgaacgacctcggactactaaagcttctgtatctctgattgagtttttctgtttgtccttctttctctgttcataactgtataaggccgcacagacttcgctcagagatatatcactcctgccatgaagtagagtagtttctaggaactcaaactcctcaggaagtgaccccaacagcatcaaagccaaatcttcatctttgaatgtctcatccatattcagcaaatcagtgactaactgattaaatttggtgatgtgatcattcattgtggtacttgggacgtatgtgaagcgaaacagtcttttcttcaagtggagcttattttgactgtttttcttcaaaaatttttcttcaagtgccacccacaacttatttgcagaagtctcctttgaaaaagcatacctctgctctcgagaaaggcatgatcgaattgtgccacatgccaaccgattgatcgccttccaatctttctcctgtacatcatctggtttctcttcatcaatggcaatgtctagaccctgctgaaaaagggcatctagaacctcactttgccacataccaaaatggcccgtgccatcaaagatctccacggccaatcttgcatttgcaattgtcggtcttgtccacatggacgatgttgaagctcctacaccgaccgttttctccataatctttcaatatacctaaggaaatcttttctgatgtggaagatcagtttaaactgcaaccacagagcatactacgattaaccttcggctcttgataccatttgttattccaatagggtcggaagcgtgtaaattattgtactaaaaaatcacacaaagttcaattcccagggaagagaggtggatcacaaggatctcttaaataccaagtctttccttagacaaaatatcccttctatagtaatttaatagcacaattaaatactactattataccctcaaataatgaaagaaaaataggacaagaaagaacacaagagatttaacgaggttcggtaaattatacctacgtcctcgggcactaacaccagatgataactttactatctccaaaatattacaaacaaatagaattccttaagaattctcaaatgggagaagagagaaaactaagagagaaagattggttgggatggttgaaatgagaaatggttaggcctatttatagttgaggttcagggactaacttgcaaatggcctaaaaattagggaccaaaattgtaattattcctttcaactttaaacaacttgccaactattttttttctttcggtgccaattgcacctcccaccatttttgacttttcaacccctttttaatttaacttatcaacaGTTAGAAGGTGCAATGGCTTACCTTTGGCTGCAAAAGCCATTGGAAGCTTGCTACGCACAGTTAAAGACTATGCAGAATGGGAAAGAATATATGAGAGTGAGATATGGAACTTACCAGAAGAGCAGTGTGGCATAATTCCAGCATTGCGATTAAGCTACCATCATCTTCCGTCATACTTGAAACGATGTTTTGCATATTGCTCCATACTTCCTAAAGATTATGAATTTGAGGAAGAAGAAATAATCTTGTTATGGAGAGCAGAAGGTCTCTTGCAACAAAAAGCTATGCCTCAAATTAAAGATATTGGAAATCAATATTTTCAAGATCTAGTGTCGAGGTCATTTTTTCAGATATCCAGTAAAGATAAGTCTCGATTCGTAATGCATGACCTTATCAATGATTTAGCTCAAGTAGTTGCAGGAGATATATGCTCTAAATTGGAAGGTGATAAGCAACAACGGTTCTCAAATCGCACTCGACATTCTTCTTATATTGTCGGCAGATTTGGCATATTTGAAGCATTTAATCAAGTGAAATCATTACGTACTTTTCTACCTTTACAGTTGTCATGTTTTCGGTGGCCTTATTTAACCGATGTTCTTTTGGTTGATTTATTGCCAAGACTTGGCTACTTAAGGGTGCTTTCTTTGAGTGGGTATGAGATCTTTGAGTTGCCtgatgtttttgaaaatttaaaacatcTTCGCTACTTAAATTTTTCTAACACCGATATCAAATGCCTACCTGATTCTCTGTGCACTCTTTACCATTTGGAAACTTTACTATTAAAAGGGTGTTTCAAACTTCAAAAGTTACCTTCAAAGATGGGAAATCTTGTCAACTTGCATGATCTTGATATCAGAGGTGCTAACTCAATAGAAAGGATGCCTTTTGGATTTGATAAACTAACTAATCTTCAAAGGTTATCTGATTTTATCATAAGGGAAGGTGATAGTTGTCACATGAGAGATTTGAAATATTTGTCAAATCTCAAAGGTGATTTCCGTCTTTCTGGTTTGGAGAATGTTAATTGTCAAGATGCAAGGGAAGCCAAGTTAAATGAGAAGAAGGGGATTGATAGATTGGTATTGCATTGGAGTAAAAAGTTTGAGAAGGATTCAAGGaataaagaagatgaagaacggGTGTTGGACTCTCTTTGTCCTCCAATCAAGCTTGAGCAACTCGTCATTGAGAATTATGGTGGTGCAAAATTCTCTACTTGGATTGCAGATTCTTCCTTCAAGAATATGGTGTCATTGGGGCTTCACAACTGTAAAAATTGCAAATCTCTACCATCGATTGCAAggttatcatttttaaaagatctttcaatttgtggttTGGACGAGGTACATAAAATCGGTGTTGAGTTGTTTGGAGCAAATCAATCGAATGCATTTGCATCATTAGAGACTCTGTATTTTTGCGATCTGCCAAATTGGGAGGAGTGGGACCCATGTGAATGTGATGAGCAAACTTCGAAATTCCCCAGCCTTCGTGAGCTTTCAATCCTAGAATGTCCTAAATTGTTGGGAAGGCTGCCAACCCTTCTTCAATCCTTGCAGATACTTATAATCTGTGAGTGTAAGAGACTGGTAGTTTCAATTTCAAGTTTTTCGTCCTTATGTGACTTAAGAATCTATGGGTGTGAAGAATTGGTGGATGAAGGCTCATCTTCTGTACAAGAGGTTACCTCTTTGAAAAGTGTGActctaaaaaatatttcaaagttCGATATTTCAGCAGAGAAGGCAATGCTGAGATTTGCAAACTCGGAAGCTTTTGACATCTCTGGTTGGAAAGAGTTGGAATCTTTATCGCAAAATGGGTTAAAGCTTAGTTGGGCATCGATTTATTGCGATTGCGGATTGTCCCCAGTTGGTGTCTTTGGAAACGGAGGAGGAGAGTTTGCAACTTGACAAGATTCCAGGTGTAGAATCTCTGGAAATAAGGGATTGTGAAAGGCTCAATAGACTACCAGAAATCTTACATGCTTTCCCATTCATTACAAGAATAAAACTTGAAAATTGTCCAGGCTTGGTTTGTTTTGCAAAGAGGAACTTTCCCCCTGCTTTAAAAGAGCTGGAGATTTGCGAATGTGAGAATTTGCAATATTTGGTTGATGAAAACGTAAATAATAAGATTATGAGTAGCAACACTTGTCTACTCGAGCATTTGGAAATACGAGACTGTCCATCTCTAATATGGTTATCATCAAGGGGCGATATATGCAATCGGCTTCAGCATCTCGAAATTGAAAGTGGTTCAAAGCTGAGAAGCTTGTTTTTAAATTCCAAGTTACCAGTAATGCTTAAACGTCTAGTTATTTTGGATTGTCCGTTGTTGGAATGCATAGCCCAAAATTTCCATGAAACTGTTGATCTCGAAAGTATTAGAATTTCTAATGCTGAAAATATTAAATCATTACTTCAAGAGATTGAAGTTGATGGGTGCCTAAGTGATCATTGTGAAAATTTTAGAGCCCTTCCCAAGTGCATCAACAACTTCACCTCCCTTCGAGAATTAAAAGTGCGGGAGTCTTCGGCTGACCTATCCTTTACAGAAGAGGGTTTCCCTACCAACCTCGCATCACTTGAAATCTTAAACGCACCCAAAATTTATACATCACTTGTTGAGTGGGGATTAAACAGATTCACCTCTCTTCAAGAACTCCAAATCAGTGGTGAAGGCTGCTCAAGTCTCATGTCGTTTCCAGAAGAAGGGATAGGAATGACGCTGCCTCCTTCTCTCACATCTATCTgcattgaaaattttaagaatttggAATACATGTGCTCCAAGGGCTTTCAACACCTCACCTCTCTTCGAAAATTGCGATTCTATGCTTGTCCTAAGCTCACATCTCTTCCGGAAAAAGATATGCTTCTCTCCCTTGATAGTCTATATATCTGGGGTTGTCCGTTGCTAGAAGAAGGGTGCAGTAGGGGTAAAGGACGAGAGTGGTCCAAGATTGCCCACATACCTTCTGTGTTTATTCAAGGCAAACGAGTGTGAAACTTGAGCAGCAAAATCTTGCATCGATTCTCTGCAGTCAAACCACAGGTGTGAAACGCATTTTAAACATTTATCACATTCATAGCTTTATTTTGTACGATGTATCTGATTATCCTCCTGATCAACATGGCAATAGAAATCAGTCTTATATATTTATTGTATTCAAAATTTGCATGCATTGAAGGCTA is part of the Gossypium hirsutum isolate 1008001.06 chromosome D11, Gossypium_hirsutum_v2.1, whole genome shotgun sequence genome and encodes:
- the LOC121223303 gene encoding putative disease resistance RPP13-like protein 1; translated protein: MSVTGEAALSAFLELLGGKLLDSALNFVADHKQLHPQLKQWQSILPDIQAVLDDAEEKQIKIEGVKKWLNDLQDLAYDVDDILDEFAYEQLRLKLHKPHTQASTSKVRKLIPSCFTSCNFTPNSFQFKNSMIPKVKEITDRLNSLTTRRSSLGLSEILSQAPTSKGKQPRLQPTSVMDEAVEYVGRHKEKHEMVELLKGDNSNGVSVLSIVGMGGMGKTTLAQLVYNDATINESFDHKAWVCVSDNFDAEKLSGKRFLLVLDDIWNENYDDWTILRSPFGARTKIIVTTRLQIVSSIVDSLKVFHLDKLSDDDCLSIFTHHALKARNFDGHIQFKKIGEKIVIRRCNGLPLAAKAIGSLLRTVKDYAEWERIYESEIWNLPEEQCGIIPALRLSYHHLPSYLKRCFAYCSILPKDYEFEEEEIILLWRAEGLLQQKAMPQIKDIGNQYFQDLVSRSFFQISSKDKSRFVMHDLINDLAQVVAGDICSKLEGDKQQRFSNRTRHSSYIVGRFGIFEAFNQVKSLRTFLPLQLSCFRWPYLTDVLLVDLLPRLGYLRVLSLSGYEIFELPDVFENLKHLRYLNFSNTDIKCLPDSLCTLYHLETLLLKGCFKLQKLPSKMGNLVNLHDLDIRGANSIERMPFGFDKLTNLQRLSDFIIREGDSCHMRDLKYLSNLKGDFRLSGLENVNCQDAREAKLNEKKGIDRLVLHWSKKFEKDSRNKEDEERVLDSLCPPIKLEQLVIENYGGAKFSTWIADSSFKNMVSLGLHNCKNCKSLPSIARLSFLKDLSICGLDEVHKIGVELFGANQSNAFASLETLYFCDLPNWEEWDPCECDEQTSKFPSLRELSILECPKLLGRLPTLLQSLQILIICECKRLVVSISSFSSLCDLRIYGCEELVDEGSSSVQEVTSLKSVTLKNISKFDISAEKAMLRFANSEAFDISGWKELESLSQNGLKLSWASIYCDCGLSPVGVFGNGGGEFAT
- the LOC107925804 gene encoding putative disease resistance protein RGA4 translates to MSSNTCLLEHLEIRDCPSLIWLSSRGDICNRLQHLEIESGSKLRSLFLNSKLPVMLKRLVILDCPLLECIAQNFHETVDLESIRISNAENIKSLLQEIEVDGCLSDHCENFRALPKCINNFTSLRELKVRESSADLSFTEEGFPTNLASLEILNAPKIYTSLVEWGLNRFTSLQELQISGEGCSSLMSFPEEGIGMTLPPSLTSICIENFKNLEYMCSKGFQHLTSLRKLRFYACPKLTSLPEKDMLLSLDSLYIWGCPLLEEGCSRGKGREWSKIAHIPSVFIQGKRV